TTTTTTTTGGTCTCATTATCGCTCTCATGAGTTGTCACCGGGGTCTTCAAGCTATGGGAGGGGCCGAGGGAGTGGGAAGAGCCACCACGGAGGCAATGGTTTTTTCTTCTCTCGCAGTTCTTATTTCTAATTTCTTTTTTAGCTTCTTAATGAATATTTTGTTTTCGTACTAGCGAGGTTATCCATGGTGCGACTCATCGGCGTGAGGAAATCCTTCGGACGCCAGCCCGTGCTGCGGGGAGTCGACCTGGAAGTGGAGGCTGGGGAACGACTGGTCATTATTGGGCGTAGTGGCGGGGGAAAAAGCGTACTTCTCAAGCTCATTCTAGGGCTAATAAAACCGGACGCGGGGCAAATTTGGCACGGGGAGACGGAAATCTCGATCCTTTCGGAGGAAAGGCTCATGCCCTTGCGAAAAACGATGGGGATGGTTTTTCAAAACGGCGCGCTCTTTGATTCGATGACCGTGGGAGAAAATGTGGCCTTTCCGTTGCAGGAACATACCCGGTTGCCTCGAGCTGAGATCTGGCGGATGGTACGGGAGGCCCTCGAGCAAGTTGGGCTAGCAGGACAGGAGCACAAAATGCCTGAGGAACTAAGCGGGGGAATGCGAAAACGAGCCGCGCTAGCGCGGGCGATTATCGCTCGTCCCCAACTCATTCTTTATGACGAGCCCACGGCAGGCTTGGATCCGATCGCGGCCGACAGCATCGACCGGCTCATTTGTTGCCTCAATCGAA
This portion of the Candidatus Methylacidithermus pantelleriae genome encodes:
- a CDS encoding ABC transporter ATP-binding protein; the protein is MVRLIGVRKSFGRQPVLRGVDLEVEAGERLVIIGRSGGGKSVLLKLILGLIKPDAGQIWHGETEISILSEERLMPLRKTMGMVFQNGALFDSMTVGENVAFPLQEHTRLPRAEIWRMVREALEQVGLAGQEHKMPEELSGGMRKRAALARAIIARPQLILYDEPTAGLDPIAADSIDRLICCLNRKYGMTSIVVTHDIPSAFRIGDRIAFLYEGTIRCVLPPEKIRSHPDPELRRFIEGISEEEELG